The sequence GTAAGGTTGTCAATAATAGAAATACATCATCAATTATGCTAATTGATAAAAATAATTCAACAAACAATTTAATAGTTTTTCTTATCTAGAGAGGTATAGGGACTGGCCCGTTGACACCTCAGCAACCGCCATAGTTGGTACGGTGCTAATTCCAGCAAGTCGAGAAATTGGCTTGATAGATGAGGAAAAGACTTAGTCAAATGCAGAGTCTATTTCCTTTATCAACACAAAGGAGAGGCTCTTTTTTGTTTCAATCATATGGTGCATGGACGACGAAAGATTCAGTGGACATAGAGAGGGGATAGACAATTGGCAAATTTACTTGAGACGATGAAAGAACGCATTTTAATAGGTGATGGCGCGATGGGAACATTGCTGTACACAAACGGGGTAGATCGTTGTTTTGAGGAATTAAACCTGACACATCCTGAACGAGTGCTCCACGTTCATCAAGCTTACATCGAGGCAGGGGCGGATGTGATTCAAACCAATACATATGGCGCCAACTATATAAAATTAGCACGTTATGGACTAGAAAATAGTGTTGAAAAAATCAATAAGACGGCTGTTGATATTGCGAAAAAAGCTGCCGGTAAAAATACGTTTATTCTCGGAACAATTGGCGGTATTCATGGTTCGAAAACGCTGATAGGTACAAAGGAAGAAATTGAGCAGAGCTTTAAGCAACAGCTACAATGCCTACTTACTGAAGGTGTGGACGGCATTCTATTAGAAACTTATTACGATTTTGATGAATTAACAACCGTGCTCAATATTGCACGTCAAGCAACAGATATCCCGATTATTACAAATGTCTCGATGCATGAAGCAGGCGTGCTACAAAATGGTTTGGCACTCGCGGATGCCCTGCAACAGCTGGAAGCATTAGGTGCTGACGTTGTTGGAGTCAATTGTGGATCAGGGCCTTATCATATACTGAAAGCATTAGAGGAAGTTCCATTGCCAAAGAAAGCCTTATTGGCTGCGTATCCGAATGCGAGTTTCCCGAGCTATACAGATGGCAAATTGACGTATGAAAATGAACCCGATTATTTCGGCAAACTGGCGCTTAATTTCCGTGAGGAAGGTGTCGGTTTACTAGGGGGATGCTGTGGTACGACTCCGGCGCATATTCGCGCATTGGTAGAGGGCTTAACGAATCGTGCGCATGTGCAAGACAAACAAGTGAAAGCGCATGATGCGAAAGTGAATGTGACGGATTCGAAGGCACTCGACAAACCAACTTTGCTTGAAACGGTGCAAAAGAGACATTCGATAATTGTAGAGTTGGATGCGCCGAAGCATTTAAATACGGCTACATTTTTTGAAGGGGCACAGGCGCTTCATGATGTAGGTGTGGACGCCATTACATTAGCGGATAATTCCCTGGCATCACCAAGAATTTGTAATGCCTCGATGGGGTCATTGGTGAAACAAAGAATTGGCGCAACACCACTTGTTCATATCACGTGTCGTGATCGAAACCTCATTGGCTTGCAGTCGCATCTTATGGGCTTGCATACAATGGGCATTACAGAATTACTGGCGATTACAGGAGATCCAACGAAAATCGGTGATTTCCCAGGCGCAACATCCGTTTTTGATATGACTTCATTTGAATTAATTTCAATGATTAAGCAGTTTAATGAGGGAATATCATGGTCTGGTAAGTCATTGCAACAGAAAACATCCTTTACAGTGGCAGCGGCGTTTAACCCGAATGTGCGTCATATCGACCGTGCTGTGCAAAGAATGGAGAGGAAAATCGAAGCGGGTGCAGATTATTTCATTACCCAACCGGTTTATAGTCCAGAGAAAATTATTGAGTTGTATGAGGCAACAAAACATATTCAGTCACCTATTTATATTGGAATTATGCCGCTAACTTCGTCACAAAATGCAGAGTTTCTTCACAATGAAGTGCCGGGCATTAAACTGACAGATGAAGTCCGGGCAAGAATGGGACTGTTTGCGGGAGATCGTGAGCAATCGACGCGAGAAGGCATAGCCCTTGCGAAGGAATTGATAGATGTGGCGTTAGAGCATTTCCATGGAATCTATTTAATCACGCCGTTTATGCGTTATGATATGACGGTCGATTTGACGAAATATATCAATGAAAAAGTGGGCGCGGGTGTGACGAAAAAAGTAGAACAAGCAGGTAGTGTTGTCTACTGAATAAATTGGAAGGTATCGCCATATCTTCTGTAGAAAAGAGAGTGTTGAATCTATGCGATTCAGTGCTCTCTTTTTACAATCACTTGGCACAGCTTCTTAACACGTTTTGAATTATACTAGTTTATAAGTTGAATATGGAGGGAGTACTATGGACGAACTAACGAATTTCAGGATAGGGGTAAATCCAACAATCGATGAATATCAACTCATTTGGGAAAATACCAATGATGCTATTTTAATATTACGCAATGATGGTGCAATTGTTCAAGCAAATCCTGCTTTAAAGGACATCTTAGGTTGGAGTCTGGTGGAAGTTGAAGGGGTTTCAAGACCGCCATTTTTTATGGACGACTTTACGTCAGCAGATCATCAGAAGCAACTCAATGTTTTGAGAAAAGGCGAGAGTACGCTTTATTTTGAAACGAAACGTAAGCATAAGGATGGCACCATAAAAGATGTGTTGGCCTCCTATCGTGCTATTAATAAGGATGATGTGTTAGCTGTCGCGATGTATAAAGACATTACGAGGGAAAAGCATACGCAACGTCAGCTGACCGTTACTGAGAGCTGTTACAGAACTTTAGTAGAATATTCTCCGGATGCAATTTTAGTGCAAAATGATGATGCGCTAACTTTTGCTAATCCAGAGGCGGTTAAACTTCTTGGCGCTAAAAATGTAGATCAGCTCATCGGCAAGGCAATCTGGGATTTTATTGAACCGACGGATGAGGAAGATAGGAGTCGAGTCATTGATGCATTGAAAAGTTTAGAAGCGGTGAAAACGGAGCCGATGATTGAAAAGCTTGTTCGATTTGATGGCACAACAATATGGGTAGAAATGATTGCAATCCCCGTTCAGCATGAGGGAGAGAGGGTCATTCAGGCTATATTGCGAGATATAACGGTTCGGAAATATTATGAGGATCAGTTAACGTATATGGCTACCTATGATCCGATGACAGGGGTTGTCAATAGAAGCTCATTCATTGATGCGCTGGAGAAAGCTGTTGAACAAAAGGATGCCTTTGCAGTGTTATATCTCGATTTGGATAAATTTAAGACCATCAATGATTCGCTAGGACATGCTGTTGGGGATGAACTGCTTATCCAATTTGCGGGTAAGATGACAGACAATATTCGTAGTGAAGATGTAGTCGGTCGAATCGGTGGCGATGAATTTCTTATTTTATTGCAAGATATGAATCCACAAAAAGTAGAGAAAATTGTAAGTAGAATGTTGAAGCATTTTAGTGAGCCCTATGTAATTGCAGGACAAGAAGTGTTGGCGACGTCTAGTATTGGTATTGCGATGTATCCAGCAGACGGTGCTGATGTGGCAACATTAATGGATAACGCTGACCAAGCCTTGTACAAGGCTAAGGAAAAACGCAATCACTTTGAATTTTACCGGGCGTAAGAAAAAAAGGCCGATGAGTCATACTCATCGGTCTTTATTTTGTGAATTTGCATGAAGCAGTTCAATTGAAGGTTTATCAGTTTAGTTATATACTGATAAAAGAAGTTAATAATTTAGAGGTGAAAGCATGACAGAACCAATTCTTGATAAGACATTTTTGTCGGCCAGAAACAAGCGTCTCGGTCTTCTTGTGTGGTTCCGGTTATCCCGATTTTACAATTTAAGCATGCGCCAAACAAATCAGCATCTAAAGCAATGGGATTTATCGACCGCCCAGTTCGATGTACTTGTTCAAATTGGTTTGCATCAGCCGATTACGCAGCAACAATTGGCTGGAAAACTGGAAGTCACAAAAGGTAATATCGCACAACTGCTAAAAAAGATGGAAGCACTTGGTTGGATTACGCGTGACCAACAGTGGAAAACGAAATATATTTCATTAACAGAGGCAGGCTGCTGTTTATATGCAGAAGTCGTTCCTCAACAAGAACAGTTCCAAGCATCTCAGTTTTGTGGACTGAATCGTGAGGAACAGGTGCAACTACTGAATCTACTCAAAAAAATTCAACGAACGATTGAAAACGAGGAGGAGTAAGTATGATTTCGAGAGGCATTAGAAGTGTAAGAGATGTTGTTTTCCAAGAAAATTCACTGACACATAAAGTGGGATTGGTTATTGAGCCGGGTAATTGGGAGGAAGCCGATCCATTTCTATTGATGGCGGAGGACTTTTTTGTACGCGGCACATTTGGTATGCACCCGCATCGTGGCATTGAAACGGTGACATATGTCATTGAAGGCAAGCTAGAGCATTCGGACAATAAAACCGGTGATGGGGAGCTGCTACCAGGTGATGTTCAGTGGATGACTGCGGGACGAGGAATCATTCATACAGAAGATCCGGCTGTCGGTGATACTGTTCGTTCCTTGCAACTATGGGTCAATCTTCCGAGTGATAAAAAAATGACGGAGCCACGCTATCAAAATATGCGCGCGCAAGATATGCCTATTCGCGAAGAAGAGGGTGCTACTATCCGTGTGTTTTCCGGCTCTTCGATGGGTGTAACGGCCGCTACGAAAAATCATGTGCCTGTGACGATGGTGGAGTTAAATGTTGATGCAGGTGCGACAGTTATGCAAGACCTACCAGGAAGTTATAATGGTTTTATATATGTCTTAGAAGGACAAGGGGCGTTTGGCAAAGACAATACAATAGGCAAAGCAGGGCAGGTTCTCTGGCTCGAACGTGGATTAGATACCGAACAGACTGAATTGACCATTCATGCGACAGAGCAGCTACGCGTCGTGTTATATGCGGGACAGCCGATTGGCGAAAAAGTTGTTGCACGTGGGCCATTCGTTATGAATTCAGATGAAGAGATTGTTCAAGCATATAAAGATTACCATGAAGGCAAATTCGAGTAAGTAATTAAAGGAGAGAATGACATGGATGCATTTAATCAGCTAGTAACGGAAAGACGATCAGCAAATAACTTTTTGCCGAATAATCCAATCACACCAAGAGAGTTGGATGAAATTTTTAACGTCGTTAAAATGGCACCTTCAGCATTTAATTTGCAGCATACGAATTATTTAGTTGTCACAGACGATGACTTAAAGAGGAAAGTACAAAAAGCAGCGTTTGGGCAGTATAAAGTGGGTGTTGCTTCAGCGGTTATTATTGTGACGGGGGATAAGGCAGCTTATAAAAATACTGAAAAAGTATATGAGGGCTTGTTGATGTTAGGTATCCTCAACCAGCAACAATATGATCAAGAAGTTCAAGATGTTATCTCACTGTACGAAAGTAGAGGAGAGGAATTCCAACGCGACGAAGCTATTCGTAATGCGTCCTTGTCATCAATGTTATTTATGCTAGCAGCCAAAAATGCGGGATGGGCAACATGTCCGATGATTGGCTTTAATCCTGATGAACTCAAAAATCTATTGGAAATACCAGACGAACAGGAACCGGTATTAATGATTGTTCTTGGCAAAGAAAAAGTTGAAAGCAGACGACCAAGAGGCTATCGTAAACCTGTTGGGGAATTTGTGAAATACTATTAAAATGGACTATATACAATTGCAAAAGCCCTTGTAAATGGACAATCCATTTACAAGGGCTTTTATTAGTTTATGATGAAGTTTTTGCCGTGACTAATTTCTCTACAACTTGCAGGGCTTGATCAAAATCAGCTATCAAGTCATCGACATGCTCGAGTCCAACCGAGAAGCGAAGTAGACCATCCGTAATACCACGTTTTTCCCGTTCAGCTTTAGGCATCGCAGCGTGGGACATTTGTGCTGGATAAGAAAGAATAGATTCAACGCCGCCTAGGCTAACCGCGAAAACTGGGATTTTGACGTTTTCCACAAATGCTTGGGCTGTCTCTCTATTCGGCAAACGGAAGGACAGCACCGCGCCTGCACTTGTTGACTGTTTAGCATGGATAGCATGTCCTGGGTGACTTGCTAAACCAGGGTAAAACACTTCTTCAACTAGTGCATGTTCATCCAAATAGGTTGCAATTTTAGCCGCAGAGGCAGTTGACTGCGTGAAGCGAGCACCTAATGTTTTGATGCCTTGAATAAGTGCGTAGGAATCCTGTGCACCTAAAATAGCGCCGAAAGAATTTTGGATGAATGCTAAACGATTGCCAAGCTCTTCGTCCTTTGTCACAGCTAGCCCCGCAATAATATCACTATGTCCTGATAAAAACTTGGTTGCACTATGCAGAACAATATCGACACCAAGATCGAGTGGACGCTGATAAAGCGGCGACATGAATGTATTATCAAGGAATGTTAAGCAATCATGCGCTTTGGCAATATTGACCACTGCTTCAATATCCGTAATACCAAGACGTGGATTGGACGGTGTTTCGATGTAAACCAATTTCGTATTCGGTTGGATTGCTTGTTTGACTGCTTCTAAATCGCCCAAGTCTACAAAGGTATGGTCAATCCGGAATTTCGTTAACACCTCGGTAACAAAACGAAATGTTCCGCCGTAAACATCTTCAGTGATGACAATATGATCATCAGAAGATAACAGCATGAAAGCGGAAGAAATAGCGGCAATGCCAGAAGCAAATGCCAACCCCCTTGCACCGCCTTCTAATGCTGCAATTGTTTTTTCTAAAGCATCCCTTGTTGGATTTCCCGAACGGCTGTAATCATAAGGCCCAAACTTACCAAAGCTTTCTTGATGGAAAGTAGATGATAAGTAAATCGGAACGTTGACCGCACCTGTTTTTTGCTCGAAATCACCACGCGTCGATGCGTGGATAATTGTTGTTTCTAAGCGTTCTTTACTTGAACTCATAGCTGTGGCACCTCACTTTTTAATGTCGCAAAAACTTGCTTCAAATCGGCAATTAAGTCATCTGCATCCTCTACCCCAACCGAAAAACGTAAAAGCTTTTCATCGACACCCCGGCGTAGCCGTTCTTCCAGTGGGATATCTGCATGGGTTTGTGTTGTAGGGTAGGTAATGAAACTCTCAACGCCACCAAGGCTTTCTGCAAATGTAATTAGTTTCAGGTTTTGCAGGAACGAATCGACCCATTCACTTTCTTGCAGTCGGAATGACAGCATACCGCCTTTTCCTGGATAGAGCACGTCTTGAACAAGTGGCTCATTTTGTAAGTAATCTACAATAATTTTCGCATTGGCATCATGCTGTTTCATGCGCAAGTGAAGTGTCTTTAACCCACGGACGATTAACCACGAATCGAAAGGCGAGAGCACAGCGCCAATCGCGTTATGATTAGTACCAAGTTTCGTACAAAGCTCTTCACCTTTTGCCACAACCAACCCGGCAAGCACATCATTATGGCCCCCGATGTATTTCGTCGCACTATGTAGGACGATATCGGCACCGAGCTCAATAGGTCTCTGGAGATATGGTGTGTAAAATGTGTTATCGACAATGAGCAACAAATCATGCTTCTTAGCAAGTTCTGCAAATTGAGCAATATCAATTTCCTGCATCAACGGATTAGTTGGTGTTTCGATAAAAAGAGCTTTTGTCTTCCCTGTAATCAATTTCTCGGTCTCTTTGACATCTGTAAAGTCTGTGTACGACGTCGTAATTCCATAGACATCTGCATAATAGTCGAGCAAACGGTACGTTCCACCGTAAATATCTTCTGGTCCAATCAATTCATCGCCTGAACGAAACAGAGATAGTACTAATTGAATCGCAGCCATTCCCGAACTACAGGCATAGCCAGCATCTCCGCCTTCCAAGTTAGCAATCCCTTCTTCTAAGATGGAACGCGTTGGATTTTTTGTCCGAGAGTAGTCATAGCCAGTCGATTGACCGAGTCCATCGTGCTTGTAGGCTGTCGATAAATAAATCGGTGGATTCACGGCACCCGTTTTTGGGTCACTGTTATTTCCTAATTGTACAAGTCGCGTATCAAAACTGCTGTTTGTCATTTTCATCATCCTTTTTAATTGAAATAGTCTTATATAAAATACGCCTTGGCGTATTTTCGCCCAGAATTTCATCGAGCTTGCTCGATAAACTCCTTTGGAAATTCTGTGGCATCCTCCGGAGGATTTAATTTTATTCGGTGGGCTTTCCGAATAAAATTAAAAAGGCCCTCTAGTAGAAGAGGGCCCTCAAAAATATGAAGTCAATCTTCTCATCTGCAAGACGAACTGCGTCTAGTAGGAATTAGCACCATACCCCGAAATAGGCTGGTTGCTGAGACATCGCCGGGCCACTCCCTCCGTCTCTCTTGATAAGAATACAATATGAAGTTATTAGAAAAGATTAATTTATCCAACTCTATCATGTTATGAAAAGAAAGACAAGGGCGTATTTTTAGTTTCTTCCTCTCAACATCTGCATACGCTGATTAAATAATGTTGGGTAGGATAAAAAGCCAAGCAAGATACTCGTCACGGCGGCGGTCGTCAGTAATAGGAAGATAATGAGCAATTGGAACTGGACTGCCTGGACAGGATCTGCCCCCGCAATAATTTGTCCACTCATCATACCGGGTAGTTGAACTAGGCCGATTGTTTTCTGACTTTCAATCGTCGGAATCATACTTGCTTTAATCGACTGAAGAAGCTGTCGATGAATCGCTTGTTTTGGGGTGCCGCCGAGTGACAGGATCAGCTCTGTTTCGTCGCGATGTGCTTCCACTTCTGCTATAAATCGGTTGAGAAAGAGAATCGACAGCACCATCGAGTTACCAATCATCATGCCGCTGATGGAAATGATATATTGTGCGGTTGGCGGGACAATCCGGAAGCCGAGTAAAATACTTTGGGTCAACACTTCAATGGCGATTAACGTCACGGCGATTTTCCATGTAATACCTTCAATTGACTTCCCTTTTTTGCGCGCATTGTGTGTCGCGGCACCAATCATTAACGCTACCATTAGTAGTATATAAATCAGATTTTCGGAATCGAATACGAGTTTTAGTACATAGCCGACTGCAAGCAATTGAACGATGGAACGAATCGTCGCAATGATTGTATCTTTTTCCAACCCTAAGTGAAGTGTTTTTGAGAGCAGTAAAGGGATAGCAACAAAAATAAGTGTGATGGCTAAAGTTGCGTAACTCATCGACGGTCCCCCTGCACAAATTGCTGTACTAATGCATTCGTCGATGATTTCAATAAGTCGCTATTGCCTGTCTCGATGACCTCGCCGTCCATCATCACCCAGGTAAAATCCCCAATCGAGATGGCCTGTTCTAGATTATGCGTGATCCAGATAATCGTTGTATCGTATTTATGGTTGATATTGACGATTAATTGCTCAATTTCATACAATGAATTCCGGTCCAGTGCGGATGTAATCTCATCTAATAAAAGGATTTCAGATTGGTTGACGAGTGTACGGGCAATGGATACTTTTTGACGCTGTCCTCCGGATAAATCATCCGTCTTCCTATATAAAAAAGATTTCTCCAATCCGACATTATCTAAAATTCGGATAGCATCCTGTTCAGCTAATTTTTTGCCTTGAAGTTCGAGTGGCAATGCCAAATTGTGAAAGACGCTCCCTTTGATCATTGGGGCGCTTTGCAGTGCGATTCCGACTTGGCGGCGTAGCTTGATCGGGTCATAGGTAGAAATGGGTTTTGTGTGAATGAAAATATCTCCTGAAGTGGGAGATATCAAACCATTGCACAGTTTAAGCAGCGTCGTTTTCCCGGCGCCGGAAGGGCCAACAAGCGTTGTTATTTTTCCTTTTGGAAAGGAACCGGTAATCTTCTTTAAAATATGTATATCGTCAATCGAATAATTGACCTCATGAAAGTGAATGGCAGGTTTATCTGAATTTGACATGTAATTCTCCTTTATTACTTACTATATAAGTTGAATTAATTATTCTCCAGCTAATTGAAGTGAAGCCATGCATGCGGAAAACGTCTGCTCGTCGGATTATTTAATTCAATGTATATAGTAAATAAAGAAAAAAGACAAGGGATTATAAATCTACCTTGTCTTTTTTATTGATAGGTTCCTTATCTGTGACGTCGAGAATATCCAGCAGGAACACAAACACTGGAATCCCGATAATCAATCCCCAAACGCCAAAGAAGTTTTGCGAAAAAATGAGCACGATGAATGTATAAAAAACAGGTAAATCTGTTTTCGAAGACATCAGCTTCGGGTTTAAAATATACGCTTCAATCGCATGAATGATCATAATCGCCACCATCAAGTAAATGACAGTTAAGTATCCGCCAATCGTAAAACCAATGATGGTAAGAGGGACCAGAGAAATAATGACCCCTGCAACAGGGATAAGCCCTAAGAAGAAAATCATAATGGCCAATCCGATAATTTGTGGGAATCCAAGTATCATCAAAACAATGACTGATAAAACTGTATTCACGAGTGCAATAATGAACTGAGCTTCTATTACTTTCCCAAATGTACGCGAAAACTTTTTCCCGAAGAATTCAATTTCATAATAGAACGGGGCAATTTTACTATTTTTAAACTTGTTCGTGAATTCAATTAAACTTGGCTTTTCAAGAAGGAAAAACAAGCTTAAAATCAAAGCAATTAATACTTGTACACTCGTTTTACTAATATCTGTGAAGGACTTCAGTAAAAATGAAAATCCGTTTTCTAAATAGGCAGTTATTTTTTCGCTTGAGATTATAGATTCGATAAAACTAAGTAGCGGATTGTTATGTGTTGCTATAGAAAAGCTTGTAATTTGCTTAATAAGCTGGCTGATTTCCGTTGAAATAAGAGGTAAGTATTTAACAAGGCCGATTGTCAGAATACCAACAATCGTTGTATAGAGCAGTATGACGAGTAGTTTACGATTTAATCGGACGCGTCCGATTGTAAATTCAACAAGTCGATTCATTAAAAACGAAAAAATGAAAGTTAATAAGATTAAATTCATCATACTTCTTACGCTGAAAAGAATGAAAATGATTAAAGCAAAAATAATGACTCGTTTGACTCCTTTTTTTTTGAATAATTCTGTTATCGCATCCATATAAAACAGTGCCCCTCATGTCCGATTTTTTATGTGAAAAATACATCGTAGTTCCTTTTCTAATAGTATCCACTTGTCTGATAAAGATTACAAGCGAGAACTCTTTTATCTTCATTCAGCAGAAGACTCCCACCTCCAAGGTGGCGAGATAAATGCGGTTTGGTTTACTTGTTAGGCGGGTGTTCAAACGCCTGCTGAACGGGGAGGAATGAAGTGCAATTCCTCCTTGATAAATCCTTCCCCGATGTCACAGATTTTTAGAGGAGCTTAAGAAGGCAACCTAAGTACGCCGCGTCCTGCGGCAACGGTTGCATGACCCACGTCCTGTAGGCCCCGAGCTCGAAAAAAATCTGGACGCAATTACGCCAAGGCGTAATTGATTTGTCTATCGTACTTCATTTTGCACTTAAAAGTGTATAGTTATACTATAAACATTAAAGAGAATAGAAGGAGTTAGGGAATGGCTGAACAAATTGAGCTAATGATTATCGATGATTTGATTCAAGAGATTGTTCAAGGAAACTATCGAGCCAATGACCAATTTCCATCGGAAAATGAGCTTGCCGATCATTACGGAGTGCCGAGAATAAAAGTGCGGAATGCTTTTTTGAAGTTGGAGGACATGGGTTATCTTTATTCAAAGCAAGGGAAGGGACGTTTTTTAAAGCCGAAACAGCGCCAGATTGAATTGCATTTGACCGGAAGCTCAAGTTTTAGTGAGAAAATGAAACAGGCTAACTATGAGCTGGAAACTCAAAATCTTGGTTGTGAAAAAATTGCCTATGATCCAAAAATCTATATGAACTTGAATGTGCAGCAGGATGATGAAGTTTT comes from Sporosarcina sp. FSL K6-3457 and encodes:
- a CDS encoding GntR family transcriptional regulator encodes the protein MAEQIELMIIDDLIQEIVQGNYRANDQFPSENELADHYGVPRIKVRNAFLKLEDMGYLYSKQGKGRFLKPKQRQIELHLTGSSSFSEKMKQANYELETQNLGCEKIAYDPKIYMNLNVQQDDEVFKISRLRIIDGVPIALHISYVAKSVFSQIEYDGACIESMFAYYAEQGYSDFMSSKSHVKISFPTNVERSLLDCARLVPLFILESDCIDAKQHNVLEYTKIIYCSDSFTYVIAAE